The region GCACGGGCGTGGGGTCGCCGAAGGAAAACGCCTGGATGCCGGCGGCGGCCGGCGCCGGGGCTGTGGCCGTGTCTGCGCCAGGTGCGGAGCGCGCGCGGGCGCGCTGATGTCGTGCTTTGCTCAAGAATAAATCTCCATGAAAGATTGGTTGTTGTCGGTACTGCCTTCGAAGGGTTCGTGGTCGAGCGCGTGCATGCAGGCCCACGCCAGGTCGGCGTGGCCTGTCTCGTCGCTGCGCCCGGCCACATAGGTGACGTGCCGCCCGCTGGGCGTGAGGGTCTTGCGGATCGCCATGAACGATTGCGCGATGTCGATCCAGCCGGCGTCAAACTCCAGCCGGCCCTTGCTGATGATGTTTTTGGCTTTCAGCACCATGCGGGTTTTGACTTCGGGCGAGTAGTTCAGCGGCGTGACGGCCGGGAAGAAGCCGCGCACGATGGGCAGCACGCCGATGCCCATGCCGGTCGTGTCGATGCCGATGTATTCGACGTTGTAGCGCTGGGTCATCTGGCGGATGGCTTCAGCGTGGTCCTCAAAGCTCTGCCCGCGCCACTGGTGGCGTTCGAGCACGCGGAACTTGCCGCCGGCCGTCATGGGCGGCGCCAGCACCACGCAGCCGGCGCTGTCGCCGTTCAAGGCCGGGTCGTAGCCGATCCACACGGCGCGGTTGCCGAAGGGGCGCAGGCCCAGCAGCGGTTTGTAGTCGTCCCACTCCACCCAGGAATCGACCATGCAGCGCTGCAGCTCGTTTAAGGGGAAAACGCTGTCCGAATCGTCAATGAAATTGCACATCAACAGGTTTTCGAACTGGTCCGGGCTGTATTCGAAGTTGCGCAGCTCGTCAATGTCGAACAGGTTGCAGCCGCCGCGCTCGGCGTCCAGGATGGTGACGATCTGGCGCCAGATTTTGTCCTCGCCCGTGTAGCCGGACGCCAGACGCTGGTGGCTCACGTCGATGTTGAATTGCTCGGCCTTGGCGCGGCGCTTGTTGAACAGCTCGCCCGTCCAGAACGGATAGGCCTGGTGCGTGGTCGAGGATGGCGTTGAAAAATAGGTCTTGCGCCATTTCTTGTGGATGGCCATGCCCGAGGCCACCTTGTTCAACTCCTGGAAATTCTGCGTCCAGAAAAATTCGTCAAAATAAAAATTGCCGTGATAGCCCTGCGCCGTGCGCGCGTTCGTACCCAGGAAATACAGGTGCGCGCCGTTCGGCAGCACAATGGGATCTCCCGTCAGGTCGATGCCGGCCGCCTCGCGCGCGAATTGCACGATGTATTGCTTGAAGACGTGCGCCTGGCTTTTTGAAGCGGACAGGAAGATTTGATTGCGGCCCGTGGCCATGGCGTCGGCCAGCGCTTCGCGCGCGAAGTACCAGGTGGCGCCAATCTGGCGGCTCTTGAGGATGGCGCGCGTGCGCTGGTCGCCATTGCGATACCAGACCTTTTGATAGTCGAAGAGCGAGTCCTGGAAGGCGTCAAGCAGCTGAATGCGCTGCTCGTCGCTGAAGTCGTTGCGCGTCGGCTTCTTCTTCGGGCCGGCATTGCGGTTCGCCAGCTTGGGGTTGAGATCGACCTCGTTGCCGCCCGGCTGCTCGTAGCGGCGCACGCGCGCCATCTGCACGATGGTGCGGGCCAGCAAGTCGATTTCCTTGTAGTCGCTACCGCTCTTGACCTCTTTTTCGATCAGTTTCACCAGGCGCAACTCGGCCGACGCTTCCACGTGCTCGATGGCCTGCGCCTTGTCCCATTCGTCGCGCGCCTTCCAGCTATTGATCGTGCTGCGCTTGAGTCCCAGGTGGCGGGCGATGGACGAAATGCGCCAGCCCTTCCAGTACAGGACGCGCGCGGCACGGCGCGGCTCGGATTCGGGCACGGCCAGTTCGGCGATTTTTTCGTCCGCCGTTTGTTCGCTTGTTTTCTCGATTGTCAGCATGCCGCCAGCGTAGGCCGCGCGCGCGCGGAACGGGGAAAGGCAAAAGTCGCTATGGGCCATAGCAACCCGCCCCGCATTGAATCGCCGGGCCAAGACGTTGACCATGGCGTTATCCGATCAACCGAGACACGCCACCATGCCTAAATCCCAATTCTTCCGCGTCGCCACCGAAGGCGCCACCACGGACGGCCGCAACATCGACCGCGCCACCATCGAGCAGCTCGCCGCCAGCTACAACCCGAAAACCTATGGCGCGCGCATCTGGCTGGAGCATATTCGCGGCATCCTGCCCGACAGCCAATTCAAGGCCTACGGCGACGTGATCGCGGTGAAAGCCGAGGAAGTGGAAACGGACAGCGGCAAGCGCCTGGCCCTGTTCGCGCAGATTGAACCCACGCCGGAACTGGTCGCCATCAACAAGGCGAAACAGAAGCTGTACACCAGCCTGGAAATTCAGCCTGACTTTGCCGATACGGGCATGCCCTACTTGGTCGGCCTGGGTGTCACCGACAGCCCCGCCAGCCTGGGCACCGATGCACTGAAATTCTCGGCGAACCGCAAGCAGCGAAGCACCAACCTGTTTAGCGCTGGCGTCGAGGTCGAACTGGTCTTCGATGAGCCACAAGGCATCAAGCTGGCCGATGCCGTCAAAAACCTGCTGTCGCGTTTTTCCACCAAGACCAGCGGCGACGCGGCCCAATTCGCCGACATCAGCGAAGCCGTGGAAACCCTGGCCGGCCACGTCGTCACGGCGAATGACAACTACGCCAGCGCCCTGGCGCGCCTGGACAAAGCGGAAACGGCCTTGACGGCCACGCAGGCCGACCTGGACGCCTTCAAGGCGCAGATGGACGCGGCGCCCGGCAACGCGCCGCGCCGCCCGCCGGCCACCGGCAACGACGGCGCCGTGCAGACCGAGTTTTAAGCGCCCACGCCCTCACCCTAAATTCATCC is a window of Janthinobacterium sp. 1_2014MBL_MicDiv DNA encoding:
- a CDS encoding terminase ATPase subunit family protein → MLTIEKTSEQTADEKIAELAVPESEPRRAARVLYWKGWRISSIARHLGLKRSTINSWKARDEWDKAQAIEHVEASAELRLVKLIEKEVKSGSDYKEIDLLARTIVQMARVRRYEQPGGNEVDLNPKLANRNAGPKKKPTRNDFSDEQRIQLLDAFQDSLFDYQKVWYRNGDQRTRAILKSRQIGATWYFAREALADAMATGRNQIFLSASKSQAHVFKQYIVQFAREAAGIDLTGDPIVLPNGAHLYFLGTNARTAQGYHGNFYFDEFFWTQNFQELNKVASGMAIHKKWRKTYFSTPSSTTHQAYPFWTGELFNKRRAKAEQFNIDVSHQRLASGYTGEDKIWRQIVTILDAERGGCNLFDIDELRNFEYSPDQFENLLMCNFIDDSDSVFPLNELQRCMVDSWVEWDDYKPLLGLRPFGNRAVWIGYDPALNGDSAGCVVLAPPMTAGGKFRVLERHQWRGQSFEDHAEAIRQMTQRYNVEYIGIDTTGMGIGVLPIVRGFFPAVTPLNYSPEVKTRMVLKAKNIISKGRLEFDAGWIDIAQSFMAIRKTLTPSGRHVTYVAGRSDETGHADLAWACMHALDHEPFEGSTDNNQSFMEIYS
- a CDS encoding GPO family capsid scaffolding protein, encoding MPKSQFFRVATEGATTDGRNIDRATIEQLAASYNPKTYGARIWLEHIRGILPDSQFKAYGDVIAVKAEEVETDSGKRLALFAQIEPTPELVAINKAKQKLYTSLEIQPDFADTGMPYLVGLGVTDSPASLGTDALKFSANRKQRSTNLFSAGVEVELVFDEPQGIKLADAVKNLLSRFSTKTSGDAAQFADISEAVETLAGHVVTANDNYASALARLDKAETALTATQADLDAFKAQMDAAPGNAPRRPPATGNDGAVQTEF